From the Flavobacterium galactosidilyticum genome, one window contains:
- a CDS encoding alpha/beta hydrolase, protein MNSDNFPFKEELKSTTINTGLNIILTTDEDDSRPVYISGNFNNWRTQDKEFMMEKIGSSSYHYKFPNDFDYPDELLYKFTKGDWSDVEINNEGNRTENRSTFLHTGIQEEHVARWRKNWLPFKQNYLPQVLLISDEFEIPQLNKTRKIWALLPHDYDNSSESYPVMYLQDAQNLFNESAEFGNWEIDKKLAVMSEYKIGKIIIIAIEHADEDRIKEYNVGKTILGKGEGKKYIRFVRDTLKPFIDSNFRTKKEQEFTGIGGSSMGGLVSIFSGLQNPDVFGRLMIFSPSLWVVPEIKISSKKATVADTKIYLYGGGQESQTMVSDMKSFKQKLISSTFIKENTKINLSINPKGKHNETYWSDEFPKAIEWLFFQSK, encoded by the coding sequence ATGAATTCAGATAATTTCCCATTTAAAGAAGAATTAAAAAGTACAACAATAAATACAGGTTTAAATATTATTTTGACTACTGATGAAGATGATTCTCGTCCGGTTTATATTTCAGGGAATTTCAACAATTGGAGAACGCAGGACAAAGAATTTATGATGGAGAAAATAGGAAGTAGTTCTTATCATTATAAATTCCCGAATGATTTTGATTATCCAGATGAACTTCTATATAAGTTTACAAAAGGAGATTGGAGTGACGTAGAAATAAACAATGAAGGGAATCGTACTGAAAATCGCTCCACGTTCCTTCATACGGGAATTCAAGAAGAGCATGTAGCAAGATGGAGAAAAAATTGGTTGCCTTTTAAGCAAAATTATTTACCACAGGTTTTGTTAATTTCAGATGAATTTGAAATTCCACAACTGAATAAAACTAGAAAAATATGGGCTTTATTGCCACATGATTATGATAATTCTAGTGAGAGTTATCCAGTGATGTATTTGCAGGATGCGCAAAATTTATTCAATGAATCTGCCGAATTTGGCAATTGGGAAATTGATAAAAAATTGGCAGTAATGTCTGAGTATAAAATTGGAAAAATAATAATTATAGCTATAGAGCACGCTGACGAAGATCGTATAAAAGAATATAATGTTGGAAAAACAATCTTAGGAAAAGGAGAAGGAAAAAAATACATTCGCTTTGTAAGAGATACGCTTAAGCCTTTTATAGATAGTAATTTTAGAACTAAAAAAGAACAAGAATTCACTGGAATAGGAGGAAGCTCAATGGGTGGATTAGTAAGCATTTTTAGCGGATTACAAAATCCAGATGTATTTGGTAGACTTATGATTTTTTCTCCCTCACTCTGGGTGGTTCCAGAAATAAAAATAAGTTCCAAAAAAGCAACTGTAGCGGATACAAAAATTTATTTGTACGGAGGAGGACAGGAAAGCCAAACAATGGTTAGTGATATGAAAAGTTTTAAGCAAAAATTGATTTCTAGTACCTTTATAAAAGAGAATACTAAAATTAATTTAAGTATAAATCCAAAAGGAAAACATAATGAAACCTATTGGAGTGATGAATTTCCAAAAGCAATTGAGTGGTTGTTTTTTCAATCAAAATAA
- a CDS encoding M1 family metallopeptidase has protein sequence MKRQLGIIFFSFLLFNGVKAQGLLQPKAEIFTRQDTLRGSITKERAWWDVKSYHLDVKVNPADSTITGSNTIGYKVLQEYNVMQIDLQNPMQIYKVIQDGKELKYTREGNAFFINLIAPQKNGSVKELTVFYGGKPRVAVNAPWDGGFSWKKDSNGKPFIGSSCQGLGASVWWPNKDHMYDEVENMLISINAPKNLMAVSNGRLQSVKQQKDGTKTYNWYVSNPINNYGVNINIGDYVSFSEKFKGEKEELDCTYYVLRENLDKAKKQFKDAPRMLKAFEHWFGPYPFYEDSYKLVEAPYLGMEHQSSVTYGNGFENGYRGRDLSGTGWGLKFDFIIIHESGHEWFANNITYKDIADMWIHESFTNYSESLFVEYYYGKEAGYAYVKGLRKSIRNDKPIIGHYDVNNEGSGDMYYKGANMLHTLRQIVNNDEKWRGILRGLSSTFYHQTVTTKQIEDYLSQEVGMDLNPFFNQYLRDTRIPTLEYFFKDGQLGYRWTNCVSGFNMPVHVTVNTKELILNPKTEWERMEAKTNNPTLVVDTNFYVASFNITD, from the coding sequence ATGAAAAGACAATTAGGCATTATTTTTTTCTCATTTCTTCTTTTTAATGGAGTAAAGGCACAAGGCCTTTTACAACCTAAAGCAGAAATATTCACTAGACAAGATACTTTACGTGGAAGTATTACTAAAGAAAGAGCTTGGTGGGATGTTAAAAGTTACCATCTTGACGTTAAAGTCAATCCTGCAGATAGTACTATTACTGGTTCTAACACTATAGGATATAAAGTTTTACAGGAGTATAATGTGATGCAAATTGATTTACAAAATCCAATGCAGATTTATAAAGTAATTCAAGACGGAAAAGAGCTAAAATACACAAGAGAAGGAAATGCTTTCTTTATTAACTTGATAGCTCCTCAAAAAAATGGTTCAGTAAAAGAGCTTACTGTATTTTACGGAGGAAAGCCAAGAGTAGCAGTTAATGCTCCTTGGGACGGAGGTTTTTCATGGAAAAAAGATAGTAATGGCAAACCGTTTATAGGTTCTTCGTGTCAAGGATTAGGTGCTAGTGTTTGGTGGCCTAATAAAGATCATATGTATGATGAAGTGGAGAATATGCTGATTAGTATAAACGCTCCAAAAAATTTAATGGCAGTTTCTAATGGTCGTTTGCAAAGTGTAAAACAACAGAAAGACGGAACGAAAACCTATAATTGGTACGTATCCAACCCAATTAATAATTATGGAGTAAATATAAATATTGGAGATTACGTTTCTTTTTCGGAGAAATTTAAAGGCGAAAAAGAAGAACTTGATTGCACGTATTATGTGTTGCGAGAAAATTTGGACAAAGCTAAAAAACAATTTAAAGATGCTCCAAGAATGCTAAAAGCATTCGAACACTGGTTTGGACCTTATCCATTTTATGAAGACAGTTATAAATTGGTTGAAGCTCCTTATTTAGGAATGGAACATCAGAGTTCTGTAACCTACGGAAATGGATTTGAAAATGGGTATCGCGGTAGAGATTTAAGTGGAACAGGTTGGGGATTAAAATTTGATTTTATCATTATTCATGAATCTGGGCATGAATGGTTTGCTAATAACATCACCTACAAAGATATTGCTGATATGTGGATTCACGAGAGTTTTACAAACTATTCTGAAAGTCTATTTGTGGAGTATTATTATGGTAAGGAAGCGGGCTATGCTTATGTAAAAGGCCTTAGAAAAAGTATTAGAAATGACAAACCTATAATAGGTCATTATGATGTAAATAATGAAGGATCGGGAGATATGTATTACAAGGGAGCTAATATGTTGCATACTTTACGCCAAATTGTAAATAATGATGAAAAATGGCGAGGAATATTGAGAGGTTTAAGTAGCACTTTTTATCATCAAACAGTTACTACTAAACAAATAGAAGATTATTTAAGTCAGGAAGTTGGGATGGATTTAAATCCATTTTTTAATCAATATTTAAGAGATACTAGAATTCCAACTTTAGAATATTTTTTCAAAGATGGCCAACTAGGATATCGTTGGACCAATTGCGTGTCTGGTTTCAATATGCCTGTACATGTTACTGTGAATACAAAAGAGCTAATATTAAATCCTAAAACGGAATGGGAGCGTATGGAAGCAAAAACGAACAATCCAACACTTGTCGTTGATACTAATTTTTATGTCGCGAGTTTTAATATTACAGATTAA
- a CDS encoding alkaline phosphatase D family protein gives MKKVLFLLTVAVFTNCKTQHAENTIAIENQNQNSLFTIAFGSCDNQKIKNELWPAIDKNHPSVWIWGGDNVYSDTEDMKFLENNYNFQKQDADYLKFIKDKIILGTWDDHDFGANDGGENYPFKRESQQLLLDFLDTPKNAIERKRDGVYNSKIITVNKNKVKIIVLDTRFFRTGLTKGVGSKRFQPNKYGEGTMLGEAQWKWLENELNSSDAQFNVIVSSIQFLSNKHGFEAWANFPHEIDKLEKIIVSSKAKGTFIISGDRHIATFSSKNIPGLSYPLVDFTSSGLTHIYKNFSGEENLFVKGEVVKEINFGVLKFDFKKNKVTMEIRGKENKLLQEYALIYP, from the coding sequence ATGAAAAAAGTACTGTTCCTTCTGACTGTTGCAGTTTTCACAAATTGCAAAACGCAGCATGCTGAAAATACGATCGCAATAGAAAATCAAAATCAAAATTCACTGTTTACAATTGCATTCGGTTCTTGTGACAATCAAAAGATTAAAAACGAACTGTGGCCAGCTATAGATAAAAACCATCCTTCAGTTTGGATTTGGGGAGGTGACAACGTCTATTCTGATACCGAAGACATGAAGTTTCTAGAAAATAATTATAATTTTCAAAAGCAAGATGCGGATTATTTAAAATTCATTAAAGATAAAATTATATTAGGAACTTGGGATGATCATGATTTTGGTGCTAATGATGGAGGAGAGAATTACCCATTCAAAAGAGAAAGCCAACAATTATTACTGGATTTTTTAGATACTCCAAAAAATGCGATTGAACGAAAAAGAGATGGGGTTTATAATTCTAAAATCATCACTGTCAATAAAAATAAAGTAAAAATTATTGTATTAGATACTCGTTTTTTTAGAACAGGGCTTACTAAAGGAGTTGGTTCAAAACGTTTTCAACCGAATAAATATGGTGAAGGAACAATGCTTGGAGAAGCACAATGGAAATGGCTTGAAAATGAACTTAATTCATCAGATGCTCAGTTTAACGTTATTGTAAGCAGCATTCAGTTTTTATCAAATAAGCATGGTTTTGAAGCTTGGGCAAATTTCCCTCATGAAATTGATAAATTAGAAAAAATAATAGTTTCCTCAAAAGCTAAAGGGACGTTTATCATTTCTGGTGATCGTCATATTGCAACTTTCTCTTCTAAAAACATTCCAGGTTTGTCGTATCCATTAGTTGATTTTACTTCCAGCGGACTCACACACATTTATAAAAATTTTTCAGGGGAAGAAAATTTGTTTGTAAAAGGTGAAGTAGTTAAAGAGATCAACTTTGGAGTCCTAAAATTTGATTTTAAAAAAAATAAAGTCACTATGGAAATACGGGGTAAGGAGAATAAATTACTTCAAGAATATGCTCTGATTTATCCATAA
- a CDS encoding ATP-grasp domain-containing protein: MENSKTLLCISNYFKGADFLIQLKNLGNKVYLVTSDKLKDEAWPHEHIDEIFYMEGQDFEWNLEHLLLGVGNFMKSNKVDAIVALDDYDVEKATYLRENLRISGMGQTTGRYFRDKLAMRMRAKSCGIPIPAFCSLFNDHDINTFADSVEAPWVFKPRSEASASGIIKVYDKESLWIHINEMGNNRFKYLLEQFKPGDVYHCDSLIFEGKILFSLTSRYLVTPMEVSQGGGVFRSANVKYNSEDDKAIKKVNEQVIKGFGLKHGASHTEFIKCKETGQIYFLETSSRVGGAHIAEMVAEASNINLWKEWAAIEDCLVKGTKYNLPKVKKEYAGIVLTLSKFEHPDLSSFSDPEVCFKVPLDYHAGLIVKSDKQERVLELLEDYGSRLAAEFTAVVAQAKVTNLH; encoded by the coding sequence ATGGAAAACTCAAAAACCTTACTTTGTATTTCAAATTATTTCAAGGGTGCCGATTTTTTAATTCAATTAAAAAATTTGGGCAACAAAGTTTATTTAGTTACCAGCGATAAACTTAAAGACGAAGCATGGCCACACGAGCACATTGATGAGATTTTCTATATGGAAGGTCAAGATTTCGAGTGGAATCTAGAGCACCTTTTGTTAGGCGTTGGCAATTTTATGAAGTCAAATAAAGTGGATGCAATTGTAGCTTTGGATGATTACGATGTTGAAAAAGCGACATATTTGCGAGAAAATCTTCGGATTAGCGGAATGGGTCAAACAACAGGACGTTATTTTAGAGATAAATTAGCGATGCGTATGCGTGCAAAAAGTTGCGGAATACCAATTCCTGCTTTTTGCTCATTATTTAACGATCATGACATTAATACTTTCGCTGATTCAGTTGAAGCACCATGGGTTTTTAAACCGCGTTCTGAGGCTTCAGCATCTGGTATCATAAAAGTCTATGATAAAGAGAGTTTGTGGATTCACATCAACGAGATGGGAAATAACAGATTCAAGTATTTATTAGAGCAATTTAAACCCGGTGATGTTTATCATTGTGATAGTTTAATTTTTGAAGGTAAAATACTTTTTAGCCTCACTTCAAGGTATCTGGTTACACCGATGGAAGTTTCGCAAGGTGGAGGTGTTTTTCGTTCAGCAAATGTCAAATACAACTCTGAAGATGATAAGGCTATCAAAAAAGTAAACGAACAAGTAATAAAAGGTTTTGGATTGAAACATGGTGCATCGCACACTGAATTTATCAAATGTAAAGAAACTGGACAAATTTATTTCCTAGAAACCTCTTCAAGAGTAGGTGGAGCGCATATTGCTGAAATGGTGGCTGAAGCTTCTAATATTAATTTGTGGAAAGAATGGGCAGCTATAGAAGACTGTTTGGTTAAAGGAACTAAATATAATTTGCCTAAAGTTAAAAAAGAGTACGCTGGTATTGTTTTAACGTTATCTAAGTTTGAGCATCCAGATCTATCTTCATTCTCAGATCCTGAAGTGTGTTTTAAAGTTCCTTTAGATTATCATGCAGGACTAATTGTAAAATCAGATAAGCAAGAAAGAGTTTTAGAACTATTAGAAGATTATGGTTCTCGTTTAGCAGCTGAATTTACTGCTGTTGTTGCGCAAGCTAAAGTGACCAACTTACATTAA
- the hisB gene encoding bifunctional histidinol-phosphatase/imidazoleglycerol-phosphate dehydratase HisB, which produces MKKILFIDRDGTMVLEPNDYQLDSFEKLEFYPNVFQYLGKIAKELNFDLVMVTNQDGLGTDSHPEINFWPVHNLVMKSFENEGVVFKEVLIDKTFPHENAPTRKPATGLLTKYIDNSDYDLENSFVIGDRITDVELAKNLGSKAIFINTDEGLGSAEIASKREELDSFIALQTTDWQAIYEFLKLEERTASIERKTNETDIFIKLNLDGTGKSKIETGIAFFDHMLDQIARHGQMDLEILVKGDLEVDEHHTIEDTAIALGEVFAKALGNKLGIERYGFCLPMDDCLAQVAIDFGGRNWLVWETEFKREMVGKMPTEMFLHFFKSFSDGAKANINIKAEGQNEHHKIEAIFKAFAKAIKVAVKRDTEKMILPSTKGML; this is translated from the coding sequence ATGAAAAAAATACTTTTTATAGACCGTGACGGAACAATGGTTTTAGAACCGAATGATTATCAATTAGACAGTTTCGAAAAATTAGAATTTTATCCAAATGTATTTCAATATCTTGGGAAAATTGCAAAAGAATTGAATTTCGACTTAGTAATGGTCACCAATCAAGATGGTTTGGGAACTGATTCTCATCCAGAAATTAATTTTTGGCCCGTTCATAATTTAGTTATGAAATCATTTGAAAATGAAGGTGTTGTTTTCAAAGAAGTCTTGATTGACAAAACATTCCCGCATGAAAATGCACCAACACGCAAGCCTGCTACCGGTTTATTGACAAAATATATTGATAATTCTGACTATGATTTAGAGAATTCTTTCGTTATTGGAGACAGAATTACGGATGTGGAACTAGCTAAAAATTTGGGTTCAAAAGCGATTTTCATCAATACTGATGAAGGGTTAGGAAGTGCTGAAATTGCTTCCAAAAGAGAAGAATTAGATTCGTTTATCGCTTTACAAACAACTGATTGGCAAGCAATTTATGAGTTTTTAAAACTAGAAGAACGTACGGCTTCTATTGAAAGAAAAACGAACGAAACGGATATTTTTATCAAATTAAACCTTGATGGAACTGGAAAAAGCAAAATCGAAACTGGAATTGCCTTTTTTGATCATATGTTGGACCAAATTGCACGTCACGGACAAATGGATTTAGAGATTCTTGTGAAAGGCGATTTAGAAGTAGATGAACACCACACGATTGAAGATACTGCAATAGCCCTTGGAGAAGTTTTTGCAAAAGCTTTAGGAAACAAATTAGGGATTGAACGTTATGGTTTTTGTTTGCCAATGGACGATTGTTTAGCACAAGTTGCTATTGATTTTGGCGGTAGAAATTGGCTAGTTTGGGAAACCGAATTCAAACGTGAAATGGTGGGTAAAATGCCAACAGAAATGTTTTTACACTTTTTCAAATCATTCTCAGATGGTGCAAAAGCCAACATTAATATCAAAGCAGAAGGACAAAACGAACATCACAAAATAGAAGCTATATTTAAAGCTTTCGCCAAAGCGATAAAAGTAGCGGTAAAACGGGATACGGAAAAAATGATTTTGCCTAGTACGAAGGGCATGCTGTAG
- the hisH gene encoding imidazole glycerol phosphate synthase subunit HisH — MKIVIINYGAGNIQSILFAIERLGFKAILSNNPKEIKAADKVIFPGVGEASSAMKMLVESGLESLIPTLEQPVLGICLGMQLMCKSSEEGNTEGLGIFDVDVVKFSNKVKVPQMGWNQIYNLKSPLFDGISENEYMYLVHSFYAPLCIEAIATTNYEVEYSSALQKDNFYGTQFHPEKSGDIGEQILGNFLKM; from the coding sequence ATGAAAATAGTAATCATAAATTACGGAGCAGGAAATATTCAAAGTATCCTATTTGCCATCGAAAGATTGGGATTCAAAGCTATTTTGAGTAACAATCCGAAAGAAATAAAAGCTGCGGATAAAGTAATTTTTCCTGGGGTTGGTGAAGCAAGTTCAGCAATGAAAATGCTTGTAGAAAGTGGTTTGGAGAGCTTGATTCCAACATTAGAACAACCTGTTTTAGGAATTTGTTTGGGAATGCAATTAATGTGCAAATCTTCTGAAGAGGGAAATACTGAAGGTTTAGGGATTTTTGATGTTGATGTTGTGAAATTTTCAAATAAAGTAAAAGTTCCGCAAATGGGTTGGAACCAAATTTACAATCTCAAATCGCCTTTGTTTGACGGAATTAGTGAAAATGAATACATGTACTTAGTTCATAGTTTTTATGCTCCACTTTGTATTGAAGCTATTGCTACTACTAATTATGAAGTAGAATATTCTTCAGCTTTGCAAAAAGATAATTTTTACGGAACGCAGTTTCACCCCGAGAAAAGCGGTGATATTGGAGAACAAATTTTGGGGAATTTTTTAAAAATGTAA
- the hisF gene encoding imidazole glycerol phosphate synthase subunit HisF, translating to MLTKRIIPCLDIKNGRTVKGVNFVDLRDAGDPVELAKIYSDEGADELVFLDISATEERRKTLVDLVRKVASTINIPFTVGGGISSVEDVEILLQNGADKVSINSSAVKNPELINDLAQKFGSQCVVVAIDAKQIDEQWIVHLVGGKVATELNLFDWAQEVEQRGAGEILFTSMDNDGTKNGFANEALAKLSELVNIPIIASGGAGNIEHFVDAFQIGKADAALAASVFHFKEIEIKTLKKELKNNNIEVRICE from the coding sequence ATGCTTACTAAAAGAATAATTCCTTGTTTAGATATTAAAAACGGACGAACGGTGAAAGGTGTAAATTTTGTAGATTTACGTGATGCAGGTGATCCCGTAGAATTAGCTAAAATCTATTCGGATGAAGGAGCTGACGAATTAGTTTTCTTGGATATTTCAGCTACCGAAGAAAGAAGGAAAACTTTGGTTGATTTGGTTCGAAAAGTAGCCTCGACAATCAATATTCCATTTACTGTTGGCGGTGGAATTTCTTCTGTTGAAGATGTTGAAATTTTGCTTCAAAATGGAGCGGATAAAGTTTCTATCAATTCATCAGCCGTTAAAAATCCAGAATTAATTAATGATTTGGCGCAAAAATTTGGGAGTCAATGTGTAGTAGTTGCTATTGATGCCAAACAAATTGATGAACAATGGATCGTGCATTTAGTAGGTGGAAAAGTAGCTACAGAATTGAATTTATTTGATTGGGCTCAAGAAGTTGAACAAAGAGGAGCGGGAGAAATTCTATTTACTTCAATGGATAATGACGGAACCAAAAATGGATTTGCTAATGAAGCTTTGGCAAAATTATCAGAATTAGTTAATATTCCAATAATCGCGTCTGGCGGTGCAGGAAATATCGAGCATTTTGTAGATGCTTTTCAAATAGGAAAAGCTGATGCAGCTTTGGCGGCAAGCGTATTTCATTTTAAAGAAATTGAAATTAAGACTTTAAAAAAGGAATTAAAAAATAACAATATAGAAGTACGAATATGTGAGTAA
- the hisIE gene encoding bifunctional phosphoribosyl-AMP cyclohydrolase/phosphoribosyl-ATP diphosphatase HisIE: MNIDFSKNTDGLIPAIIQDSETKSVLMLGYMNAEAYQKTLDTKKVTFYSRTKQRLWTKGEESGNFLNLIDIKNDCDNDTLLIQVKPEGPTCHKGTDTCWAEKNKIDYGFISDLENTIKIRRENADSEKSYVASLFKLGINKIAQKVGEEAVEVVIEAKDDNDDLFLSESADLLFHYLILLQAKGFQLNDVVDVLKSRQK; the protein is encoded by the coding sequence ATGAATATAGATTTTTCAAAAAATACAGACGGATTGATTCCTGCCATCATTCAAGACAGCGAAACGAAATCAGTTTTGATGTTGGGTTACATGAATGCTGAAGCGTATCAAAAAACATTGGATACTAAAAAGGTAACTTTTTACAGTCGCACGAAACAAAGACTTTGGACAAAAGGCGAGGAAAGTGGTAATTTTTTAAATTTGATTGACATCAAAAATGACTGTGATAATGATACGTTGTTAATTCAAGTGAAACCAGAGGGACCAACTTGCCATAAAGGAACTGATACGTGCTGGGCAGAAAAAAATAAAATAGATTACGGTTTTATTTCAGATTTAGAAAATACAATTAAGATTCGAAGAGAAAATGCCGATTCTGAAAAAAGTTACGTAGCATCCTTGTTTAAATTAGGAATCAATAAAATTGCTCAAAAAGTCGGTGAAGAAGCTGTAGAAGTTGTAATCGAAGCCAAAGACGATAATGATGATTTATTTTTGAGCGAAAGTGCGGATTTACTTTTTCATTATCTTATTTTATTACAGGCCAAAGGGTTTCAGTTGAACGATGTTGTCGATGTTTTAAAAAGTCGCCAAAAATAA
- a CDS encoding leucyl aminopeptidase family protein has product MKTNTIQNTDHFSGTVLIAVFETYEKNIVPIAFDGLEIPAKVFFGKKDTHYLAEKNNNIYLFIGLGKAIDYKALKIIFRRISAKQKEYFSSNIALVLPEQLTDNQVEAIISGLLLGTYDLGHFKADKKAHPFLDPDFTLNLVSGKDHLATAKKAIKISKAQLSVYNLVDLPPNTVTPKYLSNWAKDTGEKYGFEVEVLGYDASKIAGLGAFLAVGKGSENEPQFIIMNYTPKVEVKSMKHVGLVGKGITFDTGGLNIKTAGMLHMKCDMAGGGAILGAMQLIADLQLPIKVTAIVPCAENSVDSKSFLPSDVIHSYSGNSIEIIDTDAEGRLVLADGLSYLIKNFKPDYVVDIATLTGSSVGTFGYECGALFTNNEEMSKKLQESGDEVGERLWPLPLWDVYKSDIESDIADVKNYSGKPVAGAISAAKFLEYFTQEHTAWAHLDVAGVAFGDDEFAKSKHATAYGVHLLTKFIENL; this is encoded by the coding sequence ATGAAAACAAACACAATACAAAATACAGATCATTTTTCAGGAACAGTTTTAATTGCGGTATTCGAAACTTATGAAAAAAATATTGTTCCAATTGCGTTTGATGGATTAGAAATTCCTGCAAAAGTTTTTTTTGGGAAAAAAGACACGCACTATTTAGCAGAGAAGAATAATAATATTTACTTATTTATTGGATTAGGAAAAGCAATAGATTATAAAGCTTTAAAGATTATTTTTCGTAGAATTTCAGCTAAACAAAAAGAATATTTTAGTTCCAACATAGCTTTAGTTTTACCTGAGCAATTGACAGATAATCAGGTAGAAGCAATTATTTCTGGGTTGTTATTAGGTACTTATGATTTAGGTCATTTTAAAGCTGATAAAAAGGCACATCCTTTTTTAGATCCTGATTTTACTTTAAATTTAGTTTCTGGTAAAGATCATTTGGCTACAGCCAAAAAAGCAATTAAAATAAGTAAAGCACAATTAAGTGTGTACAATTTAGTTGATTTACCACCTAATACAGTTACTCCTAAATACTTATCTAATTGGGCTAAAGATACTGGAGAGAAATACGGTTTTGAAGTAGAAGTTTTAGGATACGATGCCTCAAAAATAGCTGGTTTAGGCGCATTCTTAGCTGTTGGAAAAGGAAGTGAAAATGAACCTCAATTTATTATCATGAATTACACTCCAAAAGTAGAAGTGAAATCAATGAAACACGTAGGTTTAGTAGGAAAAGGAATCACCTTCGATACTGGAGGATTAAATATAAAAACCGCTGGTATGCTTCACATGAAATGTGACATGGCTGGTGGAGGAGCTATTTTAGGAGCGATGCAACTTATAGCTGATTTACAATTGCCTATAAAAGTTACAGCTATAGTTCCATGTGCTGAAAATTCAGTAGATTCAAAGTCATTTTTACCAAGTGATGTTATCCATAGTTACAGTGGTAATTCTATTGAGATTATTGATACTGATGCGGAAGGCCGACTCGTTTTAGCCGATGGATTATCGTATTTAATCAAGAATTTCAAGCCCGATTACGTTGTTGACATTGCTACTCTTACCGGAAGTAGTGTTGGTACTTTTGGATATGAATGTGGCGCTTTGTTTACTAATAATGAAGAAATGTCAAAGAAGTTACAAGAAAGTGGCGATGAAGTTGGAGAACGTCTTTGGCCTTTACCGCTTTGGGACGTTTATAAATCAGATATTGAGAGCGATATTGCTGATGTGAAAAACTATAGTGGAAAACCAGTTGCAGGAGCGATTAGCGCAGCTAAATTTTTAGAATACTTTACACAGGAACATACTGCTTGGGCACATCTTGATGTTGCCGGTGTCGCATTTGGCGATGATGAATTTGCAAAAAGTAAACACGCAACCGCTTATGGCGTACATTTATTAACTAAATTCATTGAAAACTTATAA
- the hisA gene encoding 1-(5-phosphoribosyl)-5-[(5-phosphoribosylamino)methylideneamino]imidazole-4-carboxamide isomerase, whose translation MRIIPAIDIIDGKCVRLSKGDYNTKIIYNENPLEVAKEFEAHGIEYLHLVDLDGAKSSQIVNYKILEQIASKTKLKIDFGGGLKSDADLKIAFESGANQITGGSIAVKNRAIFEKWIAEYGADKIILGADATNEKVAVSGWLEDSNEDLIPFIQDYQNKGIQYVICTDIAKDGMLEGPSFDLYAKILDQCNVKSSGVEIKLIASGGISTFDELPKLAELGCEGTIIGKAIYEGRILMKQLEEFIIRK comes from the coding sequence ATGAGAATAATACCAGCAATAGATATCATAGACGGAAAATGTGTTCGTTTGTCCAAAGGGGATTACAACACTAAGATTATATACAATGAAAATCCGCTTGAAGTAGCCAAAGAATTTGAAGCACACGGAATTGAATACTTACATTTGGTAGATTTAGACGGAGCAAAATCGAGTCAAATTGTAAACTACAAAATATTGGAACAGATTGCCTCAAAAACAAAACTAAAAATTGATTTTGGTGGTGGATTAAAATCGGATGCTGATTTAAAGATTGCCTTTGAAAGTGGCGCGAACCAAATTACGGGTGGCAGTATTGCTGTCAAAAACAGAGCCATTTTCGAAAAATGGATTGCTGAATATGGTGCTGATAAAATCATTTTGGGTGCGGATGCTACCAATGAAAAAGTGGCAGTTTCAGGCTGGTTAGAAGATTCTAACGAGGATTTGATTCCGTTTATACAAGATTATCAAAATAAAGGAATTCAATATGTAATTTGTACCGATATAGCTAAAGATGGCATGCTTGAAGGACCAAGTTTTGATTTATATGCCAAAATATTGGACCAATGTAATGTCAAATCGAGCGGAGTCGAGATTAAATTAATCGCTTCGGGAGGAATATCAACTTTTGATGAATTACCTAAATTAGCCGAATTAGGTTGTGAAGGAACAATCATCGGAAAAGCGATTTATGAAGGTAGAATTTTGATGAAACAATTGGAAGAATTCATAATTAGAAAATAA